ccacgtTTCTCCCTTGCCGTTTAAAATAGCACCTCCTACATGCTGCCTACTGTCGCCATTGCCCAAGCTGCCATCATTACTGTCAGAGAAAATGATCccgaaaaaattcatcaagttgattttatttttgacatgGGCTCTTAGATGGTATATGTCCTTCACGAGcgaaatttgcaaaaaatctttcctcatatgttcatacagttttcgttttttttttttccactgtgCTTATAATTTGCCATATAAAAGGTAGTCGAAAAGTAGCGCTTCCTTTACAGCTTCACAATGCTTATTCTGTATGGCTCACATAAGGGGGCTATTTCCACTAGCATTTAGTTGGTTA
The sequence above is a segment of the Plasmodium cynomolgi strain B DNA, scaffold: 0959, whole genome shotgun sequence genome. Coding sequences within it:
- a CDS encoding hypothetical protein (putative), coding for MILFLLYECAIRHNQLNATQWKKKKRKLYEHMRKDFLQISLVKDIYHLRAHVKNKINLMNFFGIIFSDSNDGSLGNGDSRQHVGGAILNGKGETWGKQILLYNEAKIIDLLKKNEIDKSILSEAFTPMTKIFCTSF